The proteins below come from a single Eremothecium sinecaudum strain ATCC 58844 chromosome II, complete sequence genomic window:
- the IMP3 gene encoding snoRNA-binding rRNA-processing protein IMP3 (Syntenic homolog of Ashbya gossypii ADL131C; Syntenic homolog of Saccharomyces cerevisiae YHR148W (IMP3)), producing MVRRLKHHEQKLLKKVDFLEWKQDQGHRDTQVMRTYHIQDREDYHKYNKIVGEVRRLAHKLSQLPATDPFRTKHEQLLLEKLYHMGILATTSKISNLENKVTVSAICRRRLPVIMHRLKMAETLKDAIKFIEQGHVRVGPDLVTDPAFLVTRNMEDYVTWVDSSKIKKTILRYRNQIDDFTEA from the coding sequence ATGGTTAGGCGACTTAAGCATCATGAGCAGAAGCTGCTCAAGAAAGTGGACTTTTTAGAATGGAAACAAGATCAAGGTCATCGTGATACGCAGGTAATGCGTACTTATCACATTCAAGATAGAGAAGACTACCACaaatataataaaataGTCGGTGAAGTCCGCCGCTTAGCGCATAAACTATCACAGTTGCCGGCTACTGACCCTTTTAGAACAAAGCATGAACAGTTGTTATTAGAAAAGCTCTATCATATGGGAATTTTGGCAACGACTTCAAAAATTAGTAACTTAGAGAACAAAGTTACAGTATCTGCGATTTGCCGTCGTAGGTTACCGGTTATTATGCATAGATTAAAAATGGCAGAAACGCTGAAGGATGCTATAAAGTTTATAGAACAGGGCCATGTTCGAGTTGGACCGGATTTGGTAACAGACCCTGCATTTCTTGTGACCAGAAATATGGAGGACTACGTTACTTGGGTTGATTCTTCGAAAATCAAGAAGACTATCTTACGTTACAGAAATCAAATTGATGACTTCACTGAGGCGTGA
- the MRPL6 gene encoding mitochondrial 54S ribosomal protein uL6m (Syntenic homolog of Ashbya gossypii ADL130W; Syntenic homolog of Saccharomyces cerevisiae YHR147C (MRPL6)) yields MMSPLIIRRQFSVTSILKSHIGSSPVYLTPKTTITQTALSLPKIVVKGKKVMKFSNSLTVEGPLGSITMDIPDCIKIDHDKSTGRVDVNILDTKDKMQKAMWGTIRSHLNSHVLGVNEGHIATLKLVGTGYRAQLEKDGKFVSLKVGASIMQGLPVPEGITVRSPAPTSLIIEGCHKQQVNLFAANLRKFHPPEPYKGKGIYVNDETIKLKDKKIK; encoded by the coding sequence ATGATGTCGCCTCTAATCATCAGACGGCAATTTTCCGTCACCAGCATTTTGAAGTCACATATAGGCTCTTCTCCTGTGTATTTGACGCCCAAGACCACCATAACGCAGACGGCACTTTCACTTCCTAAAATCGTTGTAAAGGGCAAAAAGGTCATGAAGTTTTCTAATAGCTTGACTGTTGAAGGACCATTAGGATCAATCACCATGGATATTCCAGACTGCATCAAAATAGATCACGACAAAAGCACAGGCAGAGTCGACGTCAATATCCTCGACACGAAAGATAAGATGCAAAAAGCCATGTGGGGTACCATCAGATCTCACTTGAACAGCCATGTACTGGGTGTCAATGAGGGTCATATAGCGACTTTGAAGCTAGTTGGTACAGGTTACAGAGCACAACTGGAAAAAGATGGTAAATTTGTCAGTTTAAAAGTTGGTGCCTCGATCATGCAGGGATTACCTGTTCCGGAAGGCATAACTGTCAGATCCCCAGCTCCTACATCATTAATTATCGAGGGCTGCCACAAACAGCAGGTCAACCTTTTTGCCGCTAACTTGAGGAAGTTCCATCCACCTGAACCATACAAGGGTAAAGGGATATATGTTAACGACGAAACGATAAAGTTGAAGGACAAGAAGATTAAATGA
- the MRPL9 gene encoding mitochondrial 54S ribosomal protein uL3m (Syntenic homolog of Ashbya gossypii ADL129W; Syntenic homolog of Saccharomyces cerevisiae YGR220C (MRPL9)) yields the protein MLLNILKAQLRFSSTRPKLIAPSVVETIPQIARVPDHTPEKANLRKLLPHRCGAIIQKLGMISHYCLDTGDRFAATVLQLDNVEVIGHRTVAEHGYSAYQVGYGNKKPSLVTRQQLGHFASKGVNPKAKVAEIRVKNETNMLPIRTLIKPSFFKVGQFIDLRAVSKGKGFAGVMKRHGFKGLKATHGVSRAHRKGGSYGQNQTPGRILPGKKMPGHMGVQQVTVQNLKVLKVDDENGVIVVKGCVPGPKGSYAKIFDARKKDPVTD from the coding sequence ATGTTATTAAATATACTAAAAGCGCAATTGAGGTTTTCCTCCACAAGGCCGAAATTGATAGCGCCAAGTGTTGTTGAGACCATACCACAAATAGCAAGAGTTCCAGATCACACTCCTGAGAAAGCGAACCTCAGAAAATTACTCCCACATCGTTGCGGTGCTATAATACAGAAGCTTGGCATGATTTCGCATTATTGCTTGGATACTGGTGACCGCTTTGCTGCTACTGTACTTCAGCTTGACAACGTCGAAGTTATTGGACATCGTACTGTAGCAGAACATGGATATTCAGCATATCAAGTTGGCTATGGTAATAAAAAACCAAGTCTAGTAACAAGACAGCAATTAGGTCACTTCGCTTCTAAAGGAGTGAATCCAAAGGCCAAAGTTGCTGAGATTAGAGTGAAAAACGAAACCAATATGCTTCCCATTCGGACATTGATCAAGCCATCATTCTTTAAAGTGGGACAGTTCATCGATTTACGTGCGGTAAGTAAAGGTAAGGGTTTTGCAGGTGTTATGAAGCGTCATGGGTTTAAGGGTTTGAAGGCTACTCACGGTGTTTCTCGTGCTCATAGAAAGGGTGGTTCATACGGTCAAAACCAGACGCCAGGTAGAATTCTACCAGGAAAGAAAATGCCTGGTCATATGGGTGTTCAGCAGGTTACAGTGCAAAACTTGAAGGTGCTCAAGGTCGATGATGAAAATGGGGTTATCGTGGTGAAAGGATGTGTTCCTGGTCCAAAAGGATCTTACGCCAAGATATTTGATGCAAGAAAGAAAGATCCAGTCACTGATTAA
- the CRM1 gene encoding exportin CRM1 (Syntenic homolog of Ashbya gossypii ADL128C; Syntenic homolog of Saccharomyces cerevisiae YGR218W (CRM1)), whose protein sequence is MDSILDFSKELDIQLLDQIVDTFYKGSGHQQKQAQETLTKFQDHPDSWQRADKILQFSNNYQTKFIGLSILDKMISTKWKMLPQEHRIGIRNFVVGMIISLCQDDSVFQTHKNLINKSDLTLVQILKQEWPQNWPDFIPELVSSSQSSINVCENNMVILKLLSEEVFDFSAEQMTQAKALHLRNSMSQEFEQIFKLCYQVLDSGSSTSLLVSALQLLLRYLHWIPYNYIYNTNLLNLLSTKFLVSPDTRAVTLKCLTEVSQLVIPKDDANIKQQTVVFFQNALQQIATNVIPVTADLKSTYTTASSKDQSFLQDFAMLLTTYLARHRVILESDESLRELLLTAHQYLIQLSKIDERELFKTILDYWHKLVSALYQEIQVVPYSEMNPLMQLSLDVSASTGGAPNPHVLKKFPLKKHMYDNICSQFRWVIIESMVRPEEVLIMQNDEGEIVREFVKESDTIQLYKSQREVLVYLTHLDVVDTEEIMLDKLARQIDGSEWSWHNINTLCWAIGSISGTMNEETEKRFVVTVIKDLLALTEQKRGKDNKAVVASNIMYVVGQYPRFLKAHWKFLKTVVLKLFEFMHETHEGVQDMACDTFIKIVQKCKHHFVIQQPTEQEPFIRFIIRDIQKTTEDLQPQQVHTFYKACGIIISDEKNPVEKEKLLRELMHLPNMAWDTIVSQSAANPDLLVDPETVKIIANIIKTNVSVCSSTQAGFYSQLGHIYYNMLQLYRAVSSMISAQVAKEGLIATKTPKVRGLRTIKKEVLKLVEIYISHAKNLEEVVKDLVQPLLNAVLEDYMNNVPDARDAEVLNCMTTVVSKVGHMIPEGVILILQSVFECTLDMINKDFTEYPEHRVEFYKLLKEINSKSFNALLQLPPAAFKLFVDAVCWAFKHNNRDVEVNGLQIAVDLIKNIDKISPSQFSNAFYENFYFTFVSEAFYVLTDSDHKSGFSKQSLLLMKLISLVQDNKIPVLLYKPGEAPEGTTNQVYLANYMATMLSGAFPHLTQEQVAGFINALVKQYQEPIKFSGTLRDFLVQIKEYGGDATDYLFAEDKEKALAEKTKLEQEKASKVGGLLKPSELED, encoded by the coding sequence ATGGATTCAATACTGGATTTCTCTAAGGAGTTGGATATCCAACTTTTGGATCAAATTGTCGACACTTTCTATAAGGGATCGGGTCATCAACAGAAGCAAGCGCAAGAAACGTTGACCAAATTTCAAGACCATCCAGATTCATGGCAGCGTGCAGACAAGATTTTGCAATTTTCGAATAACTATCAAACGAAGTTCATTGGACTGTCAATTTTAGATAAAATGATTTCTACGAAATGGAAGATGCTTCCTCAAGAACATAGGATAGGCATTCGTAATTTTGTTGTTGGTATGATTATTAGTTTGTGTCAAGACGATTCTGTTTTCCAAACACACAAGAACTTAATTAATAAATCGGATTTGACATTGGTACAAATTTTGAAGCAGGAATGGCCTCAGAACTGGCCTGACTTTATTCCAGAACTAGTCAGTAGTTCGCAGAGCTCAATCAATGTTTGTGAAAACAACATGGTCATTTTAAAGTTGCTATCGGAGGAAGTGTTTGACTTCTCAGCGGAACAAATGACACAGGCTAAAGCGCTGCATTTGAGGAATTCTATGTCTCAAGAATTTGAGCAAATTTTTAAGCTATGCTATCAAGTGCTTGATTCGGGTTCATCGACCTCATTGCTTGTGTCAGCCTTGCAATTGTTGTTGAGGTACTTACATTGGATTCCCTACAATTACATTTACAATACTAACTTGTTAAACTTGTTAAGCACGAAGTTTTTAGTTTCACCAGATACTAGGGCTGTGACACTAAAGTGCTTAACAGAAGTTTCCCAATTAGTAATTCCAAAAGATGATGCAAACATTAAACAACAAACTGTTGTTTTCTTTCAAAACGCTTTGCAACAAATTGCAACTAATGTCATTCCTGTCACGGCCGACTTAAAGAGTACCTATACTACTGCGAGCAGCAAAGATCAATCCTTCTTGCAGGATTTTGCAATGCTTCTAACAACTTATTTAGCTCGTCACCGTGTTATTCTTGAGTCCGATGAGTCCCTGAGAGAATTACTATTAACTGCTCATCAATATTTGATCCAGTTATCTAAAATTGATGAGCGAGAATTGTTCAAGACGATATTGGACTATTGGCATAAGTTGGTTTCAGCATTATATCAGGAAATTCAGGTTGTACCATATAGTGAAATGAATCCGCTAATGCAATTATCATTGGATGTAAGTGCATCTACAGGAGGTGCTCCAAATCCTCATGTTTTGAAAAAATTCCCATTGAAGAAACACATGTATGACAATATATGTTCACAATTTAGATGGGTTATCATTGAATCCATGGTTAGGCCAGAGGAGGTTTTAATTATGCAGAATGATGAAGGTGAAATTGTAAGAGAGTTTGTGAAAGAATCGGATACTATTCAATTGTACAAATCTCAGAGAGAGGTTCTGGTCTACTTAACACATTTAGATGTCGTGGATACCGAGGAGATTATGTTGGATAAACTTGCTAGACAGATAGATGGTTCTGAATGGTCTTGGCACAATATCAACACCTTGTGTTGGGCAATTGGTTCCATTAGTGGTACCATGAACGAAGAAACTGAAAAAAGATTTGTCGTGACCGTTATCAAAGACTTGTTAGCGTTAACCGAGCAGAAGCGTGGTAAAGACAATAAGGCGGTCGTTGCATCTAACATAATGTATGTTGTCGGTCAATACCCACGGTTTTTGAAAGCGCACTGGAAGTTTTTGAAGACTGTCGTTTTGAAGTTATTTGAATTTATGCATGAAACCCATGAAGGTGTTCAGGATATGGCCTGTGATACTTTCATTAAGATTGTTCAGAAGTGTAAACACCATTTCGTTATACAACAACCAACTGAGCAAGAACCATTTATCCGCTTTATCATTAGGGATATACAGAAAACTACTGAGGACTTGCAGCCACAGCAGGTCCACACATTCTATAAAGCTTGTGGCATAATCATTTCAGATGAAAAGAATCCTGTTGAAAAGGAGAAGTTGCTACGTGAATTGATGCACTTGCCCAACATGGCATGGGATACGATCGTTTCGCAATCAGCTGCTAACCCAGACTTGTTGGTAGATCCGGAAACAGTGAAAATTATTGCCAATATCATTAAGACTAATGTTAGTGTCTGTTCCTCTACCCAGGCAGGTTTCTATTCCCAATTAGGTCATATCTACTATAATATGTTGCAACTGTACAGAGCAGTCTCGTCAATGATTTCTGCTCAAGTTGCAAAAGAAGGACTGATCGCTACAAAGACTCCCAAAGTTCGTGGATTGAGAACTATCAAAAAGGAGGTTTTAAAATTGGTTGAAATATATATATCGCATGCTAAGAACCTTGAGGAAGTTGTCAAGGACTTAGTTCAACCATTATTGAATGCGGTTTTGGAAGACTATATGAATAATGTACCTGATGCTCGTGACGCTGAAGTCTTGAACTGTATGACTACGGTTGTCAGCAAAGTTGGGCACATGATCCCAGAAGGTGTAATTTTGATTCTGCAAAGTGTTTTCGAATGTACTTTGGACATGATCAATAAGGATTTCACGGAATATCCTGAGCACCGTGTTGAGTTCTATAAATTATTAAAAGAAATTAACTCGAAGTCATTCAATGCATTGTTGCAGTTGCCACCAGCTGCATTCAAGTTATTTGTAGATGCAGTTTGTTGGGCCTTTAAGCACAATAATAGGGACGTTGAAGTTAACGGGCTCCAAATCGCCGTTGATTTgattaaaaatattgacAAGATCAGTCCATCCCAGTTTTCCAATGCCTTTTATGAAAACTTTTACTTTACTTTTGTTAGTGAAGCATTCTACGTCCTCACCGATTCAGACCACAAATCTGGTTTCTCTAAGCAGTctttgttgttgatgaaacTAATTTCATTGGTGCAAGACAATAAGATACCAGTACTACTATACAAACCCGGTGAGGCTCCTGAAGGCACTACTAACCAAGTATACTTGGCCAACTACATGGCTACAATGCTAAGCGGTGCTTTCCCTCACTTGACACAGGAACAAGTAGCCGGATTTATAAATGCTTTGGTGAAACAGTACCAAGAACCAATTAAATTTTCCGGTACCCTTAGAGATTTCTTGGTTCAAATTAAAGAATACGGTGGTGATGCAACTGACTACTTGTTCGCTGAAGACAAGGAAAAAGCACTAGCAGAAAAGACTAAATTGGAACAAGAGAAGGCATCTAAGGTGGGTGGTTTATTAAAGCCATCAGAATTAGAGGATTAA